One window of the Burkholderia ubonensis subsp. mesacidophila genome contains the following:
- a CDS encoding HlyD family secretion protein, with protein MDTTQTPVSREAAPAQAVARQRRRVPWMTVAVLAVVAVVASAALYWDLVLRFEQSTDDAYVGGNVTVLAPKVNGFVDEILVTDNQRVKAGDVLVRLDARDYDAKLAQATADVDGARAAVTELEAKQQLQYAVIGQQTAEKGASAAELTRAASDRVRYRELVKSDAVSNQIVERADADYSKASAAVDRSDAALLAAKRQLDVLGAQLADARARVNTTLAAQRVAALNVEYTTIRSPVDGYVGNRTGRVGMLAGVGVPLLTIVPASGLWIDANFKEDQLKKMRPGDRVDVSLDASSQRVHGRVESLAPATGATFSVLPPENATGNFTKIVQRVPVRVHLDAQPGLENVLRPGLSAVVTVHTARAD; from the coding sequence GTCGTCGCCGTCGTCGCGTCGGCGGCGCTCTACTGGGATCTCGTGCTGCGCTTCGAGCAGAGCACCGACGATGCATATGTCGGCGGCAACGTCACGGTGCTCGCGCCGAAGGTGAACGGCTTCGTCGACGAGATCCTCGTGACCGACAACCAGCGCGTGAAGGCCGGCGACGTGCTGGTGCGGCTCGACGCCCGCGACTACGACGCGAAGCTCGCGCAGGCGACGGCCGACGTCGACGGCGCGCGCGCCGCGGTGACCGAGCTCGAAGCGAAGCAGCAGCTGCAGTACGCGGTGATCGGCCAACAAACAGCGGAGAAAGGCGCGTCGGCCGCCGAACTGACGCGCGCGGCGTCCGACAGGGTGCGTTACCGCGAACTCGTGAAGTCCGACGCCGTGTCGAACCAGATCGTCGAGCGCGCCGACGCCGACTATTCGAAGGCGAGCGCCGCGGTCGACCGCAGCGACGCCGCGCTGCTCGCCGCGAAGCGGCAGCTCGACGTGCTGGGCGCGCAGCTCGCCGACGCCCGCGCGCGCGTAAACACCACGCTCGCCGCGCAGCGGGTCGCGGCGCTCAACGTCGAATACACGACGATCCGCTCGCCGGTCGACGGCTACGTCGGCAACCGCACCGGCCGGGTCGGGATGCTCGCGGGCGTCGGCGTGCCGCTGCTGACGATCGTGCCCGCGTCGGGCCTGTGGATCGACGCGAACTTCAAGGAAGACCAGCTGAAGAAGATGCGTCCGGGCGACCGCGTCGACGTGTCGCTCGACGCGTCGAGCCAACGCGTGCACGGCCGCGTCGAAAGCCTCGCGCCCGCGACCGGCGCGACCTTCAGCGTGCTGCCGCCGGAGAACGCGACCGGCAACTTCACGAAGATCGTCCAGCGCGTGCCGGTGCGCGTGCATCTCGATGCGCAGCCGGGCCTCGAGAACGTGCTGCGTCCCGGCCTGTCCGCGGTCGTGACCGTGCATACGGCGCGCGCGGACTGA